From the Armatimonas rosea genome, the window AGCGTTGTAAAACCGGCAAGGTCGGAAGGTAATTTTGGCTCTTCACCTCGGCGTTCTATCAATATCGATCGCTTCTTGCCAATTCTGCCCATAAAGAAGCCTAGCTCAAAGACAACATTATCTCGAACTGTAGGCCAATCTTTGCGTCGCGTCATGGTGCTATCGTCCGCTTGTGCTATGGCGATTGCAAAATCCGCTAAGTCGACCTGTTCTTCAAGGGATTCAAGAGGGTACGATGATGCACAGAATACGCCATCTGTCCAAATAACAACATGGAAAGGGTCATGCTCTAAAGCATTTTGAACTGCGCGGGCAATCTCTAGTGATTCTGCAGATGACATGATGAATACTCTGATTTTATCGCGTGTTGCTGCAACGTGTGAATTACGTTGCTCTAGACGTCTCGCTAGAATTTTTGCAATACTCTTCCATATTTCAGGATTTTTATCTGCTGCTTCTTTAAATTGGGGTTCTGTGATACGTAGTACCACAGACTCTTCTGTAGCAAGGAGAGTAGCCGATCTTTTAAGGGATTTATCAGCTAATACCATTTCCCCAACATGTGTCCCACTTGCTCGGAAGGCCATTTTCTTTCCATTAACGATGACATCAAAAGAGCCAGTGATAATGAAGTAAAGGTCGGTATCACTGTTCCCCTGTTCGATCAGAACGGTTCCCGCAGTTATCGGAACTAGCTCACCGCATGAGGCTAGATAGTCGGCTAGGGAGGTATTGTGCCCAACGAGTGTCTGCTCAAGTAGTAACTCAGCTAGCCGCCTTTTCCCATCTACGCCTTCAAATCTCTCAATC encodes:
- a CDS encoding TIR domain-containing protein encodes the protein MIERFEGVDGKRRLAELLLEQTLVGHNTSLADYLASCGELVPITAGTVLIEQGNSDTDLYFIITGSFDVIVNGKKMAFRASGTHVGEMVLADKSLKRSATLLATEESVVLRITEPQFKEAADKNPEIWKSIAKILARRLEQRNSHVAATRDKIRVFIMSSAESLEIARAVQNALEHDPFHVVIWTDGVFCASSYPLESLEEQVDLADFAIAIAQADDSTMTRRKDWPTVRDNVVFELGFFMGRIGKKRSILIERRGEEPKLPSDLAGFTTLSYKWSGEVKELPAAIAPVCNRLRAIFHDLGTNN